The Bacillus sp. Bos-x628 genome segment CCAGCGACCGTTGCGAAGAATTTCTTGAAAAAACACAACTACTTTCAGTAAGAATGGGAGGTGTCAGGGCTTATGGACACACTGCAACAGTTATGGACGTATTATCAGCAAAACGGTTCATATGTGTTAGAAGAATTTTATCGGCATTTTCTCATGTCTGCGTATGGGGTGTTGTTTGCAGCGATCATCGGTATCCCAGTTGGTATATTCGTGGCGCATTATCGCAAGCTGAGTAATTGGATTTTCGCCATTACAAATGTCATTCAAACCATCCCAGCCTTAGCAATGCTTTCTGTGTTGATGCTTGTATTAGGATTAGGGGCAAATACAGTGATTTTATCATTATTTCTGTATTCGCTTTTGCCAATCATCCGAAACACCTATACAGGCATTGTCAGTATTGAGCACGCCTATTTAGAATCAGGAAAGGCAATGGGCATGACAAAATGGCAAGTGTTGAGAATGGTTGAACTACCGCTTGCTTTGTCGGTTATTATGGCTGGTTTAAGAACCGCACTTGTCATCGCAATCGGCATTACAGCAATTGGAACATTTGTCGGTGCTGGCGGACTTGGTGATATCATCATCAGAGGAGCAAACGCTACAAACGGTACAGCCATCATTTTAGCAGGTGCTATTCCAACTGCGCTCATGGCCATTATTGCAGACCTTGTCATGGGCTGGCTTGAACGCTATTTAAGCCCAACAAACAAGAAAAAAGAAAGCAAAGCCTTATCAGAAGAAAACATCACCTCTGCTTAATGCGGCAAGTGAATAGACGAAGACTCCCT includes the following:
- a CDS encoding ABC transporter permease codes for the protein MDTLQQLWTYYQQNGSYVLEEFYRHFLMSAYGVLFAAIIGIPVGIFVAHYRKLSNWIFAITNVIQTIPALAMLSVLMLVLGLGANTVILSLFLYSLLPIIRNTYTGIVSIEHAYLESGKAMGMTKWQVLRMVELPLALSVIMAGLRTALVIAIGITAIGTFVGAGGLGDIIIRGANATNGTAIILAGAIPTALMAIIADLVMGWLERYLSPTNKKKESKALSEENITSA